In the genome of Microbacterium saperdae, one region contains:
- a CDS encoding DNA-3-methyladenine glycosylase 2 family protein: protein MSLPVTDFDERYRAISARDTRFDGQFVTAVSSTGIYCRPSCPARTPKPQNVTFYPTSAAAHEAGYRACKRCLPEAAPGSPAWDIRGDTAARAMRLISSGVVEREGVPGLAARLGYSSRHLTRLLTTELGAGPLALARAHRAHTARMLLVGTDMPISDVAFSAGFASIRQCNDTIREVFGLTPGELRSRRRMPASAAPGAIDLVLPSRGPLDASGIFAWMTARAVPGVEEATEHSFSRHLRMDGGPAWFEVREDDTARLHLRARVARLGDLAPLVSTVRRIFDLDADPLAIDDALSTHPELAPLVARTPGIRVPGSADPHEMLIRAMVGQQITVVAARTALTALTEALGERTENGLLFPTMGAIAAHGAEVLRGPAARIRAITGAAAALADGSLTLTVGDDGPAQREALLAMPGIGPWTADYVRMRVLGDPDVLLPGDVALRAGAAASGLPGEPRPLTAWAERTAPWRSYLSAHLWRAAPVRQPAARRTASVRTAMRAEDTTSKETS, encoded by the coding sequence ATGAGCCTTCCTGTGACCGACTTCGACGAGCGGTACCGTGCCATCAGCGCACGTGACACGCGCTTCGATGGACAGTTCGTGACGGCCGTGAGCTCGACCGGGATCTACTGCCGTCCGAGCTGCCCCGCCCGCACGCCGAAGCCGCAGAACGTCACGTTCTATCCGACCAGCGCTGCCGCTCACGAGGCGGGATACCGGGCGTGCAAGCGCTGCCTGCCCGAGGCCGCGCCCGGATCTCCGGCGTGGGACATCCGCGGTGACACGGCGGCGCGCGCCATGCGCCTGATCTCCTCCGGCGTGGTGGAGCGCGAGGGCGTGCCCGGTCTTGCCGCGCGCCTCGGCTACTCGAGCAGGCACCTCACGCGGCTCCTGACCACCGAGCTCGGCGCCGGGCCCCTGGCACTCGCGCGGGCGCACCGGGCGCACACCGCGCGGATGCTGCTGGTCGGCACGGACATGCCCATCTCGGACGTCGCCTTCTCGGCGGGGTTCGCGAGCATCCGACAGTGCAACGACACGATCCGCGAGGTCTTCGGCCTCACCCCGGGTGAGCTGCGGTCACGACGGCGGATGCCGGCGTCCGCTGCCCCCGGTGCCATCGACCTCGTGTTGCCCTCCCGCGGCCCGCTCGACGCGAGCGGGATCTTCGCGTGGATGACGGCGCGTGCCGTGCCCGGTGTGGAGGAGGCGACGGAGCACTCGTTCTCCCGGCACCTGCGCATGGACGGAGGCCCCGCCTGGTTCGAGGTGCGCGAGGACGACACGGCCCGCCTCCACCTGCGTGCCCGTGTCGCCCGTCTGGGAGATCTCGCACCGCTCGTCTCGACCGTGCGCCGGATCTTCGACCTCGACGCCGATCCGCTGGCGATCGATGACGCCCTCTCGACTCATCCCGAGCTCGCGCCGCTCGTGGCGCGCACCCCGGGCATCCGCGTTCCCGGCTCCGCCGACCCGCACGAGATGCTCATCAGGGCGATGGTCGGCCAGCAGATCACCGTCGTCGCCGCGCGCACGGCGCTCACCGCGCTCACCGAAGCGCTCGGGGAGCGCACCGAGAACGGGCTGCTGTTCCCGACCATGGGCGCGATCGCCGCACACGGCGCCGAGGTGCTGCGCGGCCCCGCTGCCCGCATCCGTGCCATCACGGGAGCCGCTGCCGCGCTCGCCGACGGGTCGCTCACGCTCACCGTGGGAGACGATGGTCCCGCGCAACGCGAGGCGCTGCTGGCCATGCCCGGCATCGGACCCTGGACGGCCGACTACGTGCGCATGCGCGTGCTCGGCGATCCCGATGTGCTGCTCCCCGGCGACGTGGCGCTGCGGGCGGGAGCCGCAGCCTCGGGACTGCCCGGCGAGCCGCGCCCGCTCACGGCATGGGCCGAGCGCACGGCCCCCTGGCGCAGCTACCTCAGCGCGCACCTCTGGCGCGCCGCGCCGGTGCGTCAGCCGGCAGCCCGGCGTACGGCATCCGTCCGCACGGCGATGCGTGCAGAAGACACGACCTCGAAGGAGACATCATGA
- a CDS encoding ABC transporter ATP-binding protein, which produces MSSAITGTQDEDRSRYTREESTAIRRRSLRLLGSLVSPLKPRIVLAAAVLVISTALQVAGPILISMGLDRALPAVLNDADWMPTFMIGGIYLLAGVFAAVLIAWYVIIAAKLTQAVLLDLRKRIFLHTQRLSLEFHESYTSGRIISRQTSDLDSIKELLDGGLNELVSGVLFGLFTFIALCFWDWQSGLILAIGGVPLFFLMRWFYSRSQLVYRESRVISAKVIVQFVETMTGIRAVKAFRKEPRNDKAFQEVAGDYRDVNRRSMLLFGTFEPGLMGVAALVLGIVVLWGGIRVSEGALTVGVLLSAVLYVRNFFAPMQEIAMFLNSYQSATAALEKVSGVLEEVPTVPDPEKPVDLWESRGHIEFDEVTFGYNGEKTILPNFSLDIPAGQTIALVGTTGAGKSTLAKLISRFYDPSLGRVTLDGIDLRSLHPKDLRRAIVMVTQEAYLFSGTVADNIALGKPDATLDEIRAAARAVGADEFISSLPDGYGTDVNKRGGRVSAGQRQLISFARAFLADPAVLILDEATASLDIPSERLIQDALQTLLKDRTAIIIAHRLSTVAIADRVLVMEHGEIIEDDTPAALIGGTGKFAQLHAAWQETLV; this is translated from the coding sequence ATGAGCTCCGCCATCACCGGAACACAGGATGAGGACCGCTCGCGGTACACCCGCGAGGAGAGCACGGCGATCCGTCGTCGGTCCCTCCGACTGCTCGGCTCCCTGGTCAGCCCCTTGAAGCCGCGGATCGTCCTCGCCGCCGCGGTGCTCGTCATCTCGACCGCACTGCAGGTGGCCGGCCCGATCCTCATCAGCATGGGGCTCGACCGCGCATTGCCGGCCGTGCTGAACGACGCCGACTGGATGCCGACCTTCATGATCGGCGGCATCTACCTGCTCGCGGGTGTCTTCGCGGCCGTGCTGATCGCCTGGTACGTCATCATCGCCGCCAAGCTCACGCAGGCGGTGCTGCTCGACCTGCGCAAGCGGATCTTCCTGCACACCCAGCGCCTGAGCCTGGAGTTCCACGAGTCCTACACGTCCGGTCGCATCATCTCGCGGCAGACCAGTGACCTGGACTCGATCAAGGAGCTCCTCGACGGCGGCCTGAACGAGCTCGTCTCCGGTGTGCTCTTCGGACTCTTCACGTTCATCGCCCTGTGCTTCTGGGACTGGCAGTCCGGCCTGATCCTCGCGATCGGCGGCGTGCCGCTGTTCTTCCTGATGCGCTGGTTCTACTCGCGCTCGCAGCTCGTGTACCGCGAGTCGCGCGTGATCAGCGCCAAGGTGATCGTGCAGTTCGTGGAGACCATGACCGGAATCCGCGCCGTGAAGGCGTTCCGCAAGGAACCGCGCAACGACAAGGCGTTCCAGGAGGTCGCGGGGGACTACCGCGACGTCAACCGCCGCTCGATGCTGCTGTTCGGTACGTTCGAGCCCGGACTCATGGGCGTGGCCGCGCTCGTGCTCGGCATCGTCGTGCTGTGGGGCGGCATCCGGGTCTCCGAGGGAGCGCTCACGGTCGGTGTGCTGCTGTCGGCCGTGCTCTACGTGCGCAACTTCTTCGCGCCCATGCAGGAGATCGCGATGTTCCTGAACTCCTACCAGTCCGCCACCGCGGCGCTGGAGAAGGTGTCGGGAGTGCTCGAAGAGGTGCCGACGGTTCCGGATCCCGAGAAGCCGGTCGACCTGTGGGAGTCCCGCGGGCACATCGAGTTCGACGAGGTGACCTTCGGCTACAACGGCGAGAAGACGATCCTCCCGAACTTCTCGCTCGACATCCCGGCGGGGCAGACGATCGCGCTGGTCGGCACGACCGGTGCGGGCAAGTCCACTCTGGCGAAGCTCATCTCGCGGTTCTACGACCCCTCGCTGGGTCGCGTGACGCTCGACGGCATCGACCTGCGCTCCCTGCACCCGAAGGATCTGCGCCGCGCCATCGTCATGGTGACACAGGAGGCCTACCTGTTCAGCGGCACCGTCGCGGACAACATCGCACTCGGCAAGCCCGACGCGACGCTCGATGAGATCAGGGCAGCCGCCCGCGCGGTCGGCGCCGACGAGTTCATCTCGTCGCTGCCCGACGGCTACGGCACCGACGTGAACAAGCGCGGTGGCAGGGTGTCGGCGGGTCAGCGTCAACTGATCTCCTTCGCCCGGGCCTTCCTGGCCGACCCCGCCGTGCTGATCCTCGACGAGGCCACGGCATCGCTCGACATCCCGTCCGAGCGATTGATCCAGGACGCACTGCAGACGCTGCTGAAGGACCGCACCGCGATCATCATCGCGCACCGTCTGTCGACGGTCGCGATCGCCGACCGGGTCCTGGTGATGGAGCATGGCGAGATCATCGAGGATGACACCCCTGCCGCGCTGATCGGCGGCACCGGCAAGTTCGCGCAGCTGCATGCGGCCTGGCAGGAGACGCTGGTCTAG
- a CDS encoding acyl-CoA dehydrogenase family protein, with protein sequence MTPVPDLLDFDELLSADERAMRDSVRGFVDARIRPHIAGWYDDAIFPTELVPELAELGLLGMHLNGYGCAGRSAVEYGLAAMELEAGDSGLRTFVSVQGSLAMSAIHKHGSEEQKQEWLPRMARGEVIGCFGLTEPNSGSDPSSMTTFARRDGDGWVINGAKRWIGLASIAQIAIIWAQTDDGIRGFIVPTDSEGFVATPIAPKLSMRASIQCDITLTDVRLPAEAQLPEARGLRAPFSCLNEARYGIGWGVIGAARDSYATALSYSLTRIQFNQPIASFQLTQQKLVDMAIEIEKAQLLALRLGRLKDAGSLAPHQISVAKLSNTRAAIAIAREARTILGGNGVSGDYSPLRHAANLESVRTYEGTDEIHTLVLGAHITGIPAFRNTLIEGAS encoded by the coding sequence ATGACCCCTGTTCCCGACCTGCTCGACTTCGACGAGCTCCTCTCCGCGGACGAGCGGGCGATGCGCGACAGCGTCCGGGGCTTCGTCGACGCGCGCATCCGTCCGCACATCGCCGGCTGGTACGACGACGCGATCTTCCCCACCGAGCTCGTGCCGGAGCTCGCCGAGCTCGGGCTGCTCGGGATGCACCTGAACGGATACGGCTGCGCCGGTCGCAGCGCGGTGGAATACGGGCTGGCGGCGATGGAGCTCGAAGCGGGCGACTCGGGGCTGCGCACCTTCGTATCGGTGCAGGGATCCCTCGCGATGAGCGCCATCCACAAGCACGGCAGCGAGGAGCAGAAGCAGGAGTGGCTCCCGCGCATGGCGCGTGGCGAGGTCATCGGCTGCTTCGGGCTCACCGAGCCGAACTCCGGATCGGACCCGTCGAGCATGACGACCTTCGCGCGCCGAGACGGCGACGGGTGGGTGATCAACGGGGCCAAGCGCTGGATCGGCCTCGCCTCGATCGCGCAGATCGCGATCATCTGGGCGCAGACCGATGACGGCATCCGGGGCTTCATCGTGCCCACGGACTCCGAGGGCTTCGTCGCGACCCCGATCGCTCCGAAGCTGTCGATGCGCGCCTCGATCCAGTGCGACATCACGCTCACCGACGTGCGACTGCCCGCCGAGGCGCAGCTCCCGGAGGCGCGCGGACTGCGTGCCCCGTTCTCCTGCCTGAACGAAGCCCGCTACGGCATCGGATGGGGCGTCATCGGCGCCGCACGAGACAGCTACGCGACGGCCCTGTCGTACTCGCTCACACGCATCCAGTTCAACCAGCCCATCGCCTCGTTCCAGCTCACGCAGCAGAAGCTCGTCGACATGGCGATCGAGATCGAGAAGGCGCAGCTGCTCGCGCTGCGGCTCGGGCGCCTCAAGGACGCCGGCTCGCTCGCCCCGCACCAGATCTCGGTCGCCAAGCTCAGCAACACCCGCGCGGCGATCGCCATCGCGCGAGAGGCCCGCACCATCCTCGGCGGCAACGGCGTCTCCGGCGACTACTCGCCGCTCCGTCACGCCGCGAACCTGGAATCCGTCCGCACCTACGAGGGGACCGACGAGATCCACACGCTCGTGCTCGGCGCCCACATCACGGGCATCCCGGCGTTCCGCAACACCCTCATCGAAGGAGCATCATGA
- a CDS encoding ABC transporter ATP-binding protein: MSSSPSSQNTASSLSTPAALWRLKPFVKPVIWRLAGGAASALIAAIIALMIPIVLEQIISGPVRDGEISAIIWGAVAVFALALGEALMVWLRRQFVLNPATEVEYKMRTELYSRLQTLPVSFHDRWGSGQLLSRMMQDIGLIRRWLAFGLVLLVVNILTIIIGSVLLFRWHWLLGTIFLVTAIPLWIRGYLFEKRYGALTRRSQDQAGDLATSVEESVHGIRVLKAFGRGKHALSRFSRQAETLRETEMSKASAIASIWFWLDLMPQIAFGLSLMSGIWLISQGQIDEAQLFAFFAMAVVLRWPIESIGFLFSFMLDARTATDRVFDIFSETNTITDPENPVHITNPRGELAFVNAHFRYQDAGAHERDLLDGIDLVLRPGETMALVGLTGSGKTTLTTLPTRLYDVTGGTVTLDGVDVRDLPLAGLRQHIAMAFEDATLFSATVRENVLLGRAELDVHSEEGERVLREALQVAQASFVDSLPDGVETVIGEEGLSLSGGQRQRLALARAVAANPKVLVLDDPLSALDVDTEALVEEALRHVLADTTAMIVAHRPSTVALADRVALLEAGRITAVGTHSELLKTSRHYRHVISSLEAEEAARTGAIPVIRDEQAEIDEEVREGLGMQAADDASTGSATAVEEDKEVQR, encoded by the coding sequence ATGTCTTCCTCGCCTTCTTCGCAGAACACCGCGTCCTCCCTGTCCACCCCCGCCGCGCTGTGGCGGCTGAAGCCCTTCGTCAAGCCCGTGATCTGGCGGCTCGCCGGGGGTGCGGCCAGCGCCCTCATCGCGGCCATCATCGCCCTCATGATCCCGATCGTGCTCGAGCAGATCATCAGCGGACCCGTCCGCGACGGTGAGATCAGCGCGATCATCTGGGGAGCCGTGGCGGTCTTCGCCCTCGCCCTCGGCGAGGCGCTCATGGTCTGGCTGCGACGCCAGTTCGTGCTCAACCCGGCCACCGAGGTCGAGTACAAGATGCGCACCGAGCTCTACTCGCGTCTGCAGACCCTGCCGGTGTCGTTCCACGACCGGTGGGGTTCCGGCCAGCTGCTCAGCCGCATGATGCAGGACATCGGTCTGATCCGCCGGTGGCTCGCGTTCGGGCTCGTGCTGCTCGTGGTGAACATCCTCACCATCATCATCGGATCGGTGCTGCTGTTCCGGTGGCACTGGCTGCTCGGCACGATCTTCCTGGTGACGGCGATCCCGCTGTGGATCCGCGGCTACCTGTTCGAGAAGCGCTACGGCGCGCTGACCCGGCGCAGCCAGGATCAGGCCGGCGACCTCGCGACCAGCGTCGAGGAGAGCGTGCACGGCATCCGCGTGCTGAAGGCGTTCGGCCGGGGCAAGCACGCGCTCAGCCGTTTCAGCCGCCAGGCTGAGACCCTGCGCGAGACCGAGATGAGCAAGGCCAGCGCGATCGCGTCGATCTGGTTCTGGCTCGACCTCATGCCGCAGATCGCGTTCGGTCTGAGCCTGATGTCCGGCATCTGGCTGATCTCGCAGGGGCAGATCGACGAGGCGCAGCTGTTCGCGTTCTTCGCGATGGCCGTCGTGCTGCGCTGGCCCATCGAGTCGATCGGCTTCCTGTTCTCGTTCATGCTCGACGCCCGCACGGCCACCGACCGCGTGTTCGACATCTTCTCCGAGACGAACACCATCACCGACCCGGAGAACCCCGTGCACATCACGAACCCGCGCGGAGAGCTCGCGTTCGTGAACGCGCATTTCCGTTACCAGGACGCGGGTGCGCACGAGCGCGATCTGCTCGACGGCATCGACCTCGTGCTGCGTCCGGGCGAGACCATGGCGCTGGTCGGTCTCACCGGCAGCGGCAAGACCACCCTCACCACGCTGCCCACGCGTCTGTACGACGTGACGGGCGGCACGGTCACGCTCGACGGCGTCGATGTGCGCGATCTTCCGCTCGCGGGACTCCGTCAGCACATCGCGATGGCGTTCGAGGACGCGACGCTGTTCTCGGCGACCGTCCGGGAGAACGTGCTGCTCGGCCGCGCCGAGCTCGACGTGCACAGCGAAGAGGGCGAGCGTGTGCTGCGGGAAGCGCTGCAGGTGGCCCAGGCCTCATTCGTGGACTCGCTGCCCGACGGCGTGGAGACGGTGATCGGCGAGGAGGGGCTCAGCCTCTCGGGCGGTCAGCGTCAGCGACTCGCCCTCGCCCGCGCGGTGGCCGCGAACCCGAAGGTCCTCGTGCTGGACGACCCCTTGTCGGCGCTCGACGTCGACACCGAGGCGCTCGTGGAGGAGGCGCTGCGCCATGTGCTCGCCGACACCACGGCCATGATCGTGGCGCACCGCCCCTCGACGGTCGCACTCGCGGACCGCGTCGCGCTGCTCGAGGCGGGCAGGATCACCGCGGTGGGCACCCACTCGGAGCTGTTGAAGACGAGCCGGCACTACCGCCACGTCATCTCCAGCCTGGAGGCGGAGGAGGCCGCGCGCACCGGGGCGATCCCGGTGATCCGTGATGAACAGGCCGAGATCGACGAAGAGGTCCGCGAGGGCCTCGGGATGCAGGCTGCCGACGATGCTTCGACAGGCTCAGCAACCGCCGTTGAAGAGGACAAGGAGGTGCAGCGATGA
- a CDS encoding aldehyde dehydrogenase family protein produces MTVIALRHLIDGTWIEGAGEALVDVNPSRPRDIVAEGPGASEADVDRAFVAARAAFDGWRRTPARARAAILLRAADIIDAHRDEWGRELAREEGKTIAEAVAETGHSANILRFHAQEVERQSGGVFESPSPGERILVIRRPVGVIGAITPFNFPISIPAWKLAPALVWGNTVVWKPATFVPVLAMRFAEALQEAGLPQGVLNLVNGTAAVGEAIVSHPDVDAVTFTGSTKVGRIIAAQLAARGIPFQGEMGGKNASLVLADADLDVAVEQVAIGAFRAAGQKCTATSRVIVHEAVADEFLRRLAIRTEQMVVGDAQDEGVEVGPVVDAGARDRVAAALVRARTTATAVVAPEPYSSGALAEGYFIPPSVFELQEDAPGELWTEELFGPVVGVRRVASTEAGIALVNDSEYGLSTAVFTTGLADALSAIEDIRVGVVHINSASAGADLHVPFGGSGASALGPKEQGAAAREFFTETATVYLRG; encoded by the coding sequence ATGACCGTCATCGCTCTGCGCCATCTCATCGACGGCACGTGGATCGAGGGCGCCGGCGAGGCTCTCGTCGATGTGAATCCGAGCCGTCCGCGCGACATCGTCGCCGAAGGCCCCGGCGCATCGGAGGCCGATGTCGACCGCGCCTTCGTCGCGGCCAGGGCGGCGTTCGACGGGTGGCGCCGCACCCCGGCTCGTGCGCGAGCGGCGATCCTGCTCCGTGCCGCCGACATCATCGACGCGCATCGGGACGAATGGGGCCGCGAGCTCGCCCGCGAGGAGGGGAAGACGATCGCCGAGGCCGTCGCCGAGACCGGCCACTCCGCGAACATCCTCCGCTTCCATGCGCAGGAGGTCGAGCGGCAGAGCGGCGGGGTGTTCGAGTCGCCGAGCCCGGGGGAGCGGATCCTCGTCATCCGCCGGCCCGTCGGTGTGATCGGGGCGATCACCCCGTTCAACTTCCCGATCTCCATTCCGGCGTGGAAGCTCGCGCCCGCACTGGTCTGGGGCAACACGGTCGTGTGGAAGCCGGCCACGTTCGTGCCCGTGCTCGCGATGCGGTTCGCGGAGGCCCTCCAGGAGGCGGGTCTGCCCCAGGGGGTGCTCAACCTCGTCAACGGCACAGCCGCCGTCGGCGAGGCGATCGTGTCGCACCCGGATGTCGACGCCGTGACCTTCACCGGTTCCACGAAGGTCGGCCGGATCATCGCCGCTCAGCTCGCCGCCCGCGGCATCCCCTTCCAGGGAGAGATGGGCGGGAAGAACGCGTCGCTCGTGCTGGCGGACGCCGATCTCGATGTCGCCGTCGAGCAGGTCGCGATCGGTGCCTTCCGCGCCGCCGGGCAGAAGTGCACGGCCACCTCGAGGGTCATCGTGCACGAGGCCGTGGCCGACGAGTTCCTCCGGCGACTCGCGATCCGCACCGAGCAGATGGTCGTCGGCGACGCGCAGGACGAGGGCGTCGAGGTCGGACCCGTCGTGGACGCCGGCGCGCGCGACCGGGTCGCCGCCGCGCTCGTCCGGGCCCGCACCACGGCGACCGCGGTCGTCGCTCCGGAGCCGTACTCGTCCGGTGCGCTCGCCGAGGGCTACTTCATCCCACCGTCCGTCTTCGAACTGCAGGAGGACGCCCCGGGCGAACTGTGGACCGAAGAGCTCTTCGGCCCCGTGGTCGGCGTGCGCAGGGTCGCGAGCACGGAGGCCGGGATCGCCCTCGTGAACGACAGCGAGTACGGTCTCTCCACGGCGGTGTTCACGACCGGTCTCGCGGATGCGCTCAGCGCGATCGAGGACATCCGGGTCGGCGTCGTGCACATCAACTCCGCATCGGCAGGGGCCGACTTGCACGTGCCGTTCGGCGGCAGCGGGGCCAGCGCGCTGGGCCCGAAGGAGCAGGGGGCAGCGGCCAGGGAGTTCTTCACGGAGACGGCCACGGTGTATCTGCGCGGCTGA
- a CDS encoding GH1 family beta-glucosidase — MTTPLIPRDDYRGSGLVFPEGFTFGSATASYQIEGAAAEDGRTPSIWDTFSRTPGKVWNGDTGDVACDHYHRVDEDLDLMSDLGLQAYRFSIAWPRIVPTASGEVNQAGIDFYSRLVDGLLARGIRPVATLYHWDLPQYLEDAGGWTSRATTDAFERYAEIMGSALGDRVHTWTTLNEPWCSAYLGYGQGGHAPGRHEPASALAAVHHLNLAHGRAVQALRATSAGDPDYSVTLNFHVLRGKGEGSAEAVRRIDALANRAFTGPMLRGEYPADLLADTAEVTDWGFVEDGDLATINQPIDVLGVNYYSTATVQLWDGVSEQQQNDGHKGTTGGTAWPGSDRIVEFVEQPGPYTAMGWNIAPEGLEELLVSLSEQFPAQPLMVTENGAAFDDEVAEDGSVPDPARTDYLRRHFTAAHRALERGVDLRGYFVWSLLDNFEWGYGYAKRFGIVRVDFDSLERTVKDSGHWYRELVRTRTVGA; from the coding sequence ATGACCACGCCGCTCATCCCGCGCGACGACTACCGAGGCTCAGGCCTCGTGTTCCCCGAGGGCTTCACCTTCGGCTCCGCGACCGCCTCGTATCAGATCGAGGGAGCGGCGGCCGAGGACGGCCGCACACCATCGATCTGGGACACGTTCAGCAGGACACCGGGCAAGGTCTGGAACGGCGACACCGGTGACGTGGCGTGCGACCACTACCACCGCGTGGACGAGGACCTCGATCTGATGTCGGACCTCGGTCTGCAGGCCTACCGCTTCTCGATCGCCTGGCCTCGCATCGTCCCCACCGCCTCGGGCGAGGTGAACCAGGCGGGGATCGACTTCTACTCACGCCTGGTCGACGGACTGCTCGCACGCGGCATCCGCCCTGTGGCGACGCTGTACCACTGGGACCTCCCCCAGTACCTCGAGGATGCCGGTGGCTGGACGTCTCGCGCCACCACCGACGCGTTCGAGCGCTACGCCGAGATCATGGGCAGCGCCCTCGGCGACCGCGTGCACACCTGGACGACGCTCAACGAGCCCTGGTGCTCCGCCTACCTCGGCTACGGCCAGGGCGGCCACGCGCCGGGGCGACACGAGCCGGCATCCGCGCTCGCGGCGGTGCACCATCTGAACCTCGCGCACGGGCGCGCGGTGCAGGCGTTGCGGGCGACCTCGGCCGGGGATCCCGACTATTCCGTGACCCTGAACTTCCACGTGCTGCGCGGGAAGGGTGAGGGATCGGCTGAGGCCGTGCGCCGCATCGACGCCCTCGCGAACCGTGCGTTCACCGGCCCGATGCTCCGCGGCGAGTACCCCGCCGACCTCCTCGCCGACACCGCGGAGGTCACCGACTGGGGCTTCGTGGAAGACGGCGACCTCGCCACGATCAACCAGCCGATCGACGTGCTGGGCGTGAACTACTACTCCACCGCGACCGTGCAGCTGTGGGACGGCGTCTCGGAGCAGCAGCAGAACGACGGGCACAAGGGCACCACCGGTGGCACCGCCTGGCCGGGCAGCGACCGGATCGTGGAGTTCGTCGAGCAGCCGGGACCGTACACGGCGATGGGCTGGAACATCGCGCCGGAGGGTCTGGAAGAGCTGCTGGTGTCGCTGTCGGAGCAGTTCCCCGCGCAGCCGCTCATGGTCACCGAGAACGGCGCCGCATTCGACGACGAGGTCGCCGAGGACGGCTCGGTGCCCGACCCCGCGCGCACGGACTACCTCCGGCGCCACTTCACGGCGGCGCACCGGGCGCTCGAGCGCGGAGTCGACCTGCGCGGCTACTTCGTCTGGTCGCTGCTCGACAACTTCGAGTGGGGCTACGGCTACGCCAAGCGCTTCGGCATCGTGCGCGTGGACTTCGACTCGCTCGAACGCACGGTCAAGGATTCGGGCCATTGGTACCGCGAGCTCGTACGCACCCGGACGGTGGGCGCCTGA
- a CDS encoding methylated-DNA--[protein]-cysteine S-methyltransferase: MTAIIQTIDTPDGAFTILADDRQRVLSSGWTTDVEAILGRLSAAARPEEFREGETEAADAALAYYAGDLSAIDAVAVKQSGTVLQLTGWSQLRAIAPGDPLTYTGFAARLDNPRAVRAAASICARNAPALFVPCHRVLRTDGTLGGFAWGIAVKKSLLARESIAR; the protein is encoded by the coding sequence ATGACCGCCATCATCCAGACCATCGACACCCCCGACGGTGCCTTCACGATCCTCGCCGACGATCGTCAGCGCGTGCTCTCGTCCGGATGGACCACCGACGTCGAGGCGATCCTCGGTCGGCTGTCCGCCGCGGCCAGGCCCGAAGAGTTCCGCGAGGGCGAGACGGAGGCCGCGGACGCCGCACTCGCCTACTACGCCGGTGACCTCTCGGCGATCGACGCCGTGGCCGTGAAGCAGTCCGGCACGGTGCTCCAGCTCACCGGTTGGTCGCAGCTCCGCGCCATCGCACCGGGGGACCCGCTGACCTACACGGGTTTCGCCGCGCGGCTCGACAACCCGCGGGCCGTGCGCGCCGCGGCATCCATCTGCGCGCGCAATGCGCCGGCGCTGTTCGTGCCGTGCCACCGGGTGCTGCGCACGGACGGCACGCTCGGCGGCTTCGCCTGGGGGATCGCGGTCAAGAAGAGTCTGCTGGCGCGCGAGTCGATCGCGCGGTGA